A window from Cryobacterium sp. PAMC25264 encodes these proteins:
- a CDS encoding HAD family hydrolase, producing the protein MISPRIAFLDVDGTLIDSGEVIADSTIEAVQTARANGHLVYLCTGRASVEIYAKIRDIGFDGAISAGGGFAEIGDELVISRTMPEEAVARMVAFYEESGYDFYLQAFAELYPSPGVRSRFASYLQDDQDRRGETRTDLESVTGEHEHPALKAFADVRPLSFTGIAKSVFLAGDLSAFDRVTAALSGDFHVITGTIPHMGKGSGEVTLGGVNKGSTILQLLDKLGLDASRAIGVGDSNNDIEMLQVCGVGIAMGNATDAVKAHADEVTTSVLDDGVWNAFRRHGLI; encoded by the coding sequence ATGATTTCTCCCCGCATCGCGTTTCTCGACGTCGACGGCACCCTCATCGACTCGGGTGAGGTGATCGCAGACTCCACCATCGAGGCGGTGCAGACCGCCAGGGCGAACGGGCACCTGGTGTACCTCTGCACCGGCCGGGCGAGCGTGGAGATCTACGCCAAGATCCGCGACATCGGCTTCGACGGTGCGATCAGCGCCGGCGGCGGGTTCGCCGAGATCGGCGACGAACTCGTGATCAGCCGCACCATGCCCGAAGAGGCCGTGGCGCGGATGGTCGCCTTCTACGAGGAGTCCGGCTACGACTTCTACCTGCAGGCATTCGCCGAGCTGTACCCGAGCCCCGGCGTGCGGAGCCGTTTCGCCAGCTACCTCCAGGACGACCAGGACCGCAGGGGCGAAACCCGCACCGACCTCGAATCGGTCACAGGCGAGCACGAACACCCGGCCCTCAAGGCGTTTGCCGATGTGCGCCCGCTCAGCTTCACCGGCATCGCGAAGTCGGTCTTCCTGGCCGGCGACCTGTCGGCGTTCGACCGGGTCACCGCGGCGCTCAGCGGCGATTTCCACGTGATCACCGGCACCATCCCGCACATGGGCAAGGGCAGCGGAGAGGTCACCCTCGGCGGGGTCAACAAGGGCTCGACGATTCTGCAGCTGCTCGACAAGCTCGGCCTGGATGCTTCACGCGCCATCGGTGTGGGCGACAGCAACAACGACATCGAGATGCTGCAGGTCTGCGGTGTGGGCATCGCCATGGGCAACGCCACGGATGCCGTGAAGGCGCACGCCGACGAGGTCACCACGAGCGTTCTCGACGATGGAGTCTGGAATGCGTTCCGCCGCCACGGCCTGATCTGA